The following nucleotide sequence is from Barnesiella viscericola DSM 18177.
TCTCCTATGATGCCAACGGCCTCTCATCGTCCTATTTGTCGCCCCGGTTCAAGGTGATAGTCATGTGCAACGGTGGGGGCGGAATCTTCCGCTTTATCAAACCCACGGCCGGTCTGCCCGAACTGGAACGCTGCTTCGAGGTGCATCGCGATATTCCCGTTGAGAAGTATGCCGACCTCTTTGGCTTGCGCTATTTCGAAATTCACGACGAGGCGTCGGCAGCCGAGGTGCTGCCCCGCTTCTTTGCCGAGAGCGAGCAACCGGCTATTCTGGCCGTGCATACGCCCAACGTTTATAATGCCGAGGTGCTGCGGGGCTACTTCCGCCGGGCTCGGTCATAAATCCGAATTATCCGTTTTTTACGCTACAAATAACGATACGATATGAAAAAGTTTGATTGGAAACCCATCAAGGAGTATGAGGATATCCTCTTCGATTACTACGACGGAATCGCCAAAATCACGATTAACCGCCCGCAGGTGTATAACGCGTTTCGTCCGCAGACCAACAACGAAATGCTCGATGCCATGGCTATCTGCCGCGAGCGTCCCGACATTGGCGTGGTGGTGCTTACCGGTGCCGGCGACAAGGCTTTCTGCTCGGGAGGCGACCAGAAGGTGAAGGGCATTGGCGGCTATATTGACGGGAACGGGGTGCCCCGTCTTAACGTGCTCGACCTGCACAAGGCGATACGCTCTATTCCCAAGCCGGTCATTGCCATGGTCAACGGCTATGCCATCGGGGGCGGCCATGTGCTGCACGTGGTGTGCGACCTGACGATTGCCTCGGAGAATGCCCGGTTCGGGCAGACGGGGCCGAAGGTGGGCAGCTTCGACGGCGGTTTCGGTTCCTCCTATCTGGCCCGCATCGTGGGGCAGAAGAAGGCCCGCGAAATCTGGTTCCTCTGCCGTCAGTACACGGCTCAGGAGGCCGAGGCCATGGGCCTGGTCAACAAGGTGGTGCCTTTCGACCGGCTGGAAGAGGAGACTGTCGAGTGGTGCCAGACGATTTTGAAGCGTAGCCCCATGGCTATCCGCATGATCAAGCGGGCGCTGAATGCCGAACTCGACGGGCAGCGCGGTCTCATGGAGTTTGCCGGCGATGCCACGTTGCTCTACTACCTCATGGAAGAGGCGCAGGAGGGGAAGAACGCTTTCCTCGAAAAGCGCGATCCCGATTTCCAGAAATTTCCCAAATTCCCCGGCTAAGATGTTGAAGGCGAGCTACACTCCCTATACCCTGCACTTCAAGGTACCGAGCGGAACCTCGCGCGGTATCCTCACCGACAAGGAGACCTACCTGGTGCGGGTGTGGGACGATGCCGACCCCGACCCCGACCGGTTCGGAGTAGGCGAATGTGCGCTGTTCAGAGGGCTCGGAGCCGATGACCGGCCCGAGTATGAGAGCGTGCTGCAACAGGTGTGCCGCGAGATTGACCGTTACGACACTCTCGACCTTGCGGCGTGGAGTTCTATCCGCTTCGGTGTGGAGACGGCTCTGCTCGACTGGCGGCATGGCGGCCGGCGGGTGGTCTACCCGTCGGATTTTGCCGACGGGCAGCGGGGCATCACCATCAACGGCCTGATCTGGATGGGCGACAAGCGCACCATGGCGGCGCGCATCGAGGAGAAGCTGGCTGCCGGCTTCTCGTGTATCAAGTTGAAGATAGGAGCCATCGACTTCGACGACGAGTGCGACCTGCTCGCCTTTATCCGCCGGCGGTATCCCCGTGAGGTCATCGAACTGCGGGTCGATGCCAACGGTGCTTTCGCTCCCGACCGGGCGTTGGAGTACCTGAAACGGTTGTCGGACTATGACCTCCACTCCATCGAACAGCCCATACGGGCCGGCCAGTGGGAGGCGATGGCCCGGCTGTGCGAGACTTCGCCCCTGCCGATTGCGCTCGACGAGGAGCTGATCGGGGTGAACGGTGCCGCCGAAAAGCGTGCGTTGTTGGAAACCGTCGCCCCGCAGTATGTGGTGTTGAAGCCCTCGCTCGTGGGGGGCTTCACGGGAACGCAGGAGTGGATCGATGCCGCCCGTGTCGCCGGGGCGGGGTGGTGGATTACCTCGGCCTTGGAGTCGAATGTGGGGCTGAATGCGATTGCCCAGTTTACCGCCACCCTTCCCGTGGAGATGCCGCAGGGGTTGGGAACCGGCGCACTTTATACCAACAACATACCGTCGCCGCTCGAACAGGTGGGCGAACAGTTGCTTTACAACCCCGCCAGGGAGTGGGATTTTTCGGGACTGTCATGGAGATAACCCTCAATCATCGGTTGTGCCGCACTCGCGAAGAGGTGCAGGCGGTTGCCTCGTCACAGGTGGCCGATTTCCTCGACGAATGGTATTCGTCGACCAATTTCGTGTGGGGGCATACTTCGGGGTCGACCGGGGCTCCCAAGCCGATAAAGCTGTTGAAACAAGACATGGAGGAGTCGGCCCGGCTTACGGTCGACTATTTCGAGATTACGGACGGAACGACGATGCTGTTGTGCCTCTCGCCCGACTACATTGCCGGCAAGATGATGATTGTGCGGGCCCTCCTGTCGGGAGCCGATTTGCTGGTCGTGCCGCCGTCGAGCCGTCCGTTGGCGTCGGTCGACGAGCGGATCGATTTTGCCGCGATGGTTCCGGCACAGGTTGTCGAGTCGTTGCGCGACGATGCGCAGCGCGCGAGGTTGTCCCGGGTGGGTGCCCTCATTATCGGCGGAGCACCGCTTCCGCCGGTGGCCGAAGAGCGGTTGTCTGGCTTACCCGTTCGTTCCTACGCCACCTACGGCATGACCGAGACGGTTTCGCACGTGGCTCTGCGCCGTATCGGTGACCCCACGATGAACTATCGGGCTCTCGGGCAGATTACCTTTTCGGTCGACAACCGGGACTGTCTGGTTATTCACACCCCCCATTTTGCGGTCAAGGAGTTGGTCACCAACGATGTGGTCGAGTTGATTGACGAGCACCGCTTCCGATGGATTGGGCGGTATGACCATGTGATTAACAGCGGGGGTGTCAAGGTCTTCCCCGAGCGGATAGAGCAGCAGATTGCCCCCCTCTTTACCCGTCGTTTCTTTATCGCCGCCTGTGCCGACGAAAAGTGGGGCGAGTGTGTGGCACTCGCTATCGAGGGTGACCCCCTGTCGGCGACCGACGAGGCCGCCTTGCTTGCTCGCATTCGGGAGCGGGTAGGGCGTTACGAGGTACCTCGGCGGCTCTTTTATCTGCCGGCGTTTGCCGAGACCTCGTCGGGCAAGGTAATCCGTCGGTTACCCTGATTCCGTCTGTTTTGGGGCTGGGCTGCGCTGTTTGGTGAAAGTCGACATTGTGTAAATTTATTTTCTGGTGCGATATTGCTCGATAGCCGATTTATCACTACCTTTATTCCCACAATCACATTTGCTTTTACCATGAAACGTTATTTCTATTTCGTAGGAGTCTTGCTTCTTTCGCTGGGGAGCGTGGCTACGGCCCAGACTCCGGTTTATCTGGACGATACGAAACCTGTCGAGGAGCGCATCGAAGATGCCTTGTCGCGAATGACCCTTGAAGAGAAGGTGGCCTTGTGTCACGCGCAATCGAAATTCAGTTCGCCGGGGGTTCCCCGATTGGGCTTGCCCGAGAACTGGATGACCGACGGGCCGCACGGCATACGGGCCGAGGTGGCTTGGGACGAGTGGGAGCAGGCCGGTTGGACCAACGACTCGTGCATGGCCTTCCCGGCTCTGACCTGTCTGGCCGCTTCGTGGAACCCCGAGATGGCTCTCTTGTACGGCCGCTCGATAGGTGAGGAGGCTCGCTACCGGAACAAGAATGTGTTGCTGGGCCCCGGGGTGAATATCTACCGCACACCGTTGAACGGACGTAATTTTGAATATATGGGCGAGGACCCCTATCTGGCCTCCGAAATGGTGGTGCCTTATATCGAAGGGGTACAGTCCAACGGGGTAGCCGCCTGTGTAAAGCACTTTGCCTTGAACAACCAGGAGTATGACCGCTATGCGGTCGATGTGGAGGTGAGCGACCGGGCTCTCTACGAGCTCTATCTGCCCGCCTTCCAGGCTGCCGTGCAGCGTGGCAAGGCCTGGGCCATCATGGGGGCCTACAATCGCTACAAGGGGCAGCATTGCTGCCACAACCAATATTTGCTCAACGACATATTGAGGGGCGAATGGGGCTTTGACGGGGTAGTCATCTCCGACTGGGGAGGGGTACACAACACGGTGGAGTCGGCCTATAACGGCCTCGATATGGAGTTTGGTACCGGTACCGACGGTCTGGGCGTGAGTGCGAGCGATGCCTATAATCATTATTTTCTGGCACAACCCTTCCTCGATCTGTTGAAGAAGGGAGAGATTCCCGAGTCGGTCCTCGACGGGAAGGTGCGGAATATCCTGCGACTCATGTATCGCACGACGATGAATCGGAACCGTCCCTTCGGGTCGTTCAAGAATCCGGCACATGCTTTGGCAGCCCGGCAGATAGCCCAGGAGGGTATCGTGCTGTTACAGAATCGCGATAACGTGCTGCCCATACCACTGGACAAGACGAAGAAAATTCTGGTCGTGGGCGAGAATGCCATCAAGATGATGACGGTAGGCGGCGGCAGTTCGTCGCTGAAAGCCTGGTATGAGGTGTCGCCGCTCGACGGCCTGCGGGCCCGGGTAGGCGATGCGGCCGAGGTGGTGTATGCCCGGGGTTATGTGGGCAATACCGACGGTTCGTATAACGGTGTGGTCTCGAAGGTCGACCTGTCGGAGTCACGTTCGGCCGAAGAATTGCTGGCCGAAGCGGTAGGTTTGGCCCGGGAGTCGGACTATGTGATATTTGTCGGAGGTCTTAACAAGAACAGCCAGCAGGATTGCGAGGGGGGCGACCGGATTGCTTACGGTCTACCCTACAATCAGGACCGGGTGATCGAGGCCTTGGCCGCGGCCAATCCCCGCACAGTGGTGGTGCTCATCTCGGGCAATAGCGTGGCGATGCCCTGGGCCGACCGGGTTCCGGCTATCGTCGAGGGGTGGTATTGCGGCAGCGAGGCGGGTAATGCCTTGGCTTCGGTGCTGGTAGGCGACGTGAATCCTTCGGGCAAATTGCCTTTCACGATAGGCAAACAACTGGGAGACTACCACGCCCATGCCTTGAACGACCCTCTGGTCTATCCGGGTGTGGACCACAAGCAGGTATATCGGGACGATATTTTCGTGGGTTACCGTTGGAGCGATCTGCAAAAGGATAGCAAGCCGCTCTTCTGCTTCGGTCATGGACTGAGCTATACCACCTTCGAGTATGGTAAGGTATCGCTCGACCGCAAGCAGATGACCGCCGCCGATACCCTGCGGGTGCGGTTGACGGTGAAGAATAGGGGTAGCCGTGCCGGTGCCGAGGTGGTGCAACTCTATGTGTCCGACCTGAAATCGGCGTTGCCCCGCCCCCTGAAAGAGTTGAAGGGCTTCCGGAAAGTGATGCTGCAACCGGGCGAAAGTCGTGAAGTCGAGTTCCTGCTCGACCGCACGAGCCTCTCTTATTTCGACGACGCGAAGCATGAGTGGGTAGCCGAACCGGGTCGATTTGAGGTGCTGGTAGGAGCCTCTTCGGGCGACATTCGGTCGAAGGCCGGGTTTGAGTTGAAATAGTTTCGGTGAAGTCGTTAGCTTATCGAACCGGATATACGCAAGAAGCTGTCGCCCCGAGGGCGACAGCTTCTTGCTTTATATGGGGGAAGATTGTGTGCGGATTATCCGAATTTGCTGATTTTGCGCAGCCGGTCTTCGTCGATGATTTGAATGCGTCGGCCGTCGACGGTAATGATCTTTTCGTTGGTAAAACTCGACAGGGTGCGAATGGCATTCGAGGTAGTCATGTTCGAGAGGTTGGCCAAGTCTTCCCGAGCCATGTAGATGTTGAGGGTGAGCCCGTCTTCCTCGACACCGTAGTTCTCTTTAAGCACCAGCAGCGACTCGGCCAGCCGACCCCGAATGTGTTTCTGGGTGAGGTTCACCGTGCGGGCGTCCGAGATGCCCAGGTCGTTGGAGAGCTCCTTGATGAAGAACCAGGCCAGCCCGTTGTTCTTGCGGATATACTCCTCGACCAGCGGCATGGGTAAGGAACCTACCGTCGAACTCTCGATGGCGGCAGCGGCCGTGACATAGGGCTCGCGCGAGAAGTAGGCCCGGTAACCGAAATATTGAACCGGACGAATCAACCGAATGATTTGGCTGCGGCCTCCCACACCGTCTTTGTAGATTTTGACTTTCCCTTTCAGCAAGCACATGAGTTGCGAGGGATCCTCTCCTTCGCTGTATATGATTTCGTTTTTCTTGTAGTTCTGAATTTTGAAATTTTCGGCAATCGTGCGTTTTTCTTCATTTTCGAGTAATGCCCAAAAGTCAGACATCTCTTTTTGCAGAATAGACTCTAATGTGCTTTTCTTGACCATTTGCCTTATAACTATGTTTTACAGCACAAAAATAGGCAAAAAATTGATATATTGTTTCTTAAAAGAGTAAAAACATTTGTTTTTTATAATAAATCGAGAGTTGTAGCAATAAAAAATAAGGAGAAAGATTCAAATCTTTCTCCTTTTGAGCTGCTCAGTCAAAAACTGTTTTTTATAGCTTGTTATTGACGAGGTATCGTTCGGCATCGATAGCGGCCTTGCACCCCGAGGCGGCAGCCGTGATGGCCTGGCGGTAGCGGGGATCGGCCACGTCGCCGGCGGCAAATACACCGGGCACGTTGGTAGCCGTCGTGTAGGGGTCGGTAACAATATAGCCGTTTTCGTCGAGATCGATCGAGCCTTTGAATATGTCGGTGTTGGGCTTGTGGCCGATGGCCAGGAAGAAGCCGTCGATAGCGAGGTCGTAGTGCTCTTCGTGGTCGGTATCTTTCCCCTTGACCAGATGTACCCCTTCTACGCCGTTCTCACCGAACAGACCTTCGGCCTGGGTCTCGAACAGGATTTCGATGTTGGGGTTCTCGATAACCCGCTGTTGCATGATGTTGGAGGCCCGCAGGAAGGTTTTGCGCACAATCAGATAGACCTTCGAGGCGAGGTGCGACAGGTATTCGGCCTCTTCGCAGGCGGTATCGCCACCTCCTACCACGGCTACAATCTTCTTGCGGTAGAAGAATCCGTCGCATGTGGCGCAGGCCGATACGCCCAAGCCGGCATATTTGGCTTCGTCGGGGAGACCCAGATACTTGGCCGAGGCTCCGGTCGAAATGATGACGGTGTCGGCTTCGACCACCTTTTCTCCTTCGATGGTGATGCGGTAGGGACGGGTCGAGAAGTCGGCAGCGGTAGCGATACCCCGACGAATGTCGGTACCGAATCGGGCGGCCTGTTTCTTCAAGTCCTCCATCATGTCAAGACCCGATCGGCCATCGGGGTAACCGGGGAAATTTTCTACTTCGCTGGTCGTCGTGAGCTGACCGCCGGGTTGCATGCCCTCGTAGAGGACCGGTGAGAGGTTGGCACGTGCGGCATAGATGGCTGCCGTGTAACCGGCAGGGCCGGAGCCGATGATAAGACAACGGATATGTTCGTTCTGTTCCATAACTTTTGTTCTATCTATTTTAAAGGTGAATAATTAGCGTAAATCGATGATTTCGGCGTTGGGGTACTGTTTCTTGTCGAAAACAAAGGTGGCGTCGGGAAAGTTTTGCCCGGCGGTATATTTCGACAACACAATGGTGCTGCGGGTGCGGTCGCTGTAATAGAGCTGGAACGACTGGGGTGTCCATGACGAGGCGTTGACGGTGATGACCACGCGCTCGATGTTTGTTCCCTTCTTTTTGGGGGTGAGTTCGGCCACCCGCAACTGGCTGTTTTTCGATTTCAGCGCCTTGACGGTGAAGTTCTGTTTGTAGGTATTGATGAGGATATAGGGGTTGATGCTGGCCACCTCGGCGGCAGTGGGCTCGGTGAGGTTCACCTCCTGGGTCGATGCGACATAGGCCCATTGCAGCTGGCCGTTATACCACACGGTCATGGTGGGGGTCTTCCAGTAGAACTTGTTGCCCGCGAGCTTGATAGTGCCGGACTGTTTGTCGACCGGTTCGTTCAGAGCGTTGTAGAGAGTCAGGGTGAAATTGGCCGAGAGGTCACCCGAGCGGCGGAACTTTTCCACCACCTTGTCGAGTGCGGCCGTACCGCTTTGGGCCTGAGCCACCTTGGGGCTGGCCAGGACGAAGAGAGCGGCGACGAATAGGAGAATGCGGTTGATTTTCATTTC
It contains:
- the menB gene encoding 1,4-dihydroxy-2-naphthoyl-CoA synthase, with translation MKKFDWKPIKEYEDILFDYYDGIAKITINRPQVYNAFRPQTNNEMLDAMAICRERPDIGVVVLTGAGDKAFCSGGDQKVKGIGGYIDGNGVPRLNVLDLHKAIRSIPKPVIAMVNGYAIGGGHVLHVVCDLTIASENARFGQTGPKVGSFDGGFGSSYLARIVGQKKAREIWFLCRQYTAQEAEAMGLVNKVVPFDRLEEETVEWCQTILKRSPMAIRMIKRALNAELDGQRGLMEFAGDATLLYYLMEEAQEGKNAFLEKRDPDFQKFPKFPG
- a CDS encoding o-succinylbenzoate synthase, whose product is MLKASYTPYTLHFKVPSGTSRGILTDKETYLVRVWDDADPDPDRFGVGECALFRGLGADDRPEYESVLQQVCREIDRYDTLDLAAWSSIRFGVETALLDWRHGGRRVVYPSDFADGQRGITINGLIWMGDKRTMAARIEEKLAAGFSCIKLKIGAIDFDDECDLLAFIRRRYPREVIELRVDANGAFAPDRALEYLKRLSDYDLHSIEQPIRAGQWEAMARLCETSPLPIALDEELIGVNGAAEKRALLETVAPQYVVLKPSLVGGFTGTQEWIDAARVAGAGWWITSALESNVGLNAIAQFTATLPVEMPQGLGTGALYTNNIPSPLEQVGEQLLYNPAREWDFSGLSWR
- a CDS encoding AMP-binding protein; translated protein: MEITLNHRLCRTREEVQAVASSQVADFLDEWYSSTNFVWGHTSGSTGAPKPIKLLKQDMEESARLTVDYFEITDGTTMLLCLSPDYIAGKMMIVRALLSGADLLVVPPSSRPLASVDERIDFAAMVPAQVVESLRDDAQRARLSRVGALIIGGAPLPPVAEERLSGLPVRSYATYGMTETVSHVALRRIGDPTMNYRALGQITFSVDNRDCLVIHTPHFAVKELVTNDVVELIDEHRFRWIGRYDHVINSGGVKVFPERIEQQIAPLFTRRFFIAACADEKWGECVALAIEGDPLSATDEAALLARIRERVGRYEVPRRLFYLPAFAETSSGKVIRRLP
- a CDS encoding glycoside hydrolase family 3 C-terminal domain-containing protein → MKRYFYFVGVLLLSLGSVATAQTPVYLDDTKPVEERIEDALSRMTLEEKVALCHAQSKFSSPGVPRLGLPENWMTDGPHGIRAEVAWDEWEQAGWTNDSCMAFPALTCLAASWNPEMALLYGRSIGEEARYRNKNVLLGPGVNIYRTPLNGRNFEYMGEDPYLASEMVVPYIEGVQSNGVAACVKHFALNNQEYDRYAVDVEVSDRALYELYLPAFQAAVQRGKAWAIMGAYNRYKGQHCCHNQYLLNDILRGEWGFDGVVISDWGGVHNTVESAYNGLDMEFGTGTDGLGVSASDAYNHYFLAQPFLDLLKKGEIPESVLDGKVRNILRLMYRTTMNRNRPFGSFKNPAHALAARQIAQEGIVLLQNRDNVLPIPLDKTKKILVVGENAIKMMTVGGGSSSLKAWYEVSPLDGLRARVGDAAEVVYARGYVGNTDGSYNGVVSKVDLSESRSAEELLAEAVGLARESDYVIFVGGLNKNSQQDCEGGDRIAYGLPYNQDRVIEALAAANPRTVVVLISGNSVAMPWADRVPAIVEGWYCGSEAGNALASVLVGDVNPSGKLPFTIGKQLGDYHAHALNDPLVYPGVDHKQVYRDDIFVGYRWSDLQKDSKPLFCFGHGLSYTTFEYGKVSLDRKQMTAADTLRVRLTVKNRGSRAGAEVVQLYVSDLKSALPRPLKELKGFRKVMLQPGESREVEFLLDRTSLSYFDDAKHEWVAEPGRFEVLVGASSGDIRSKAGFELK
- a CDS encoding Crp/Fnr family transcriptional regulator, with the protein product MVKKSTLESILQKEMSDFWALLENEEKRTIAENFKIQNYKKNEIIYSEGEDPSQLMCLLKGKVKIYKDGVGGRSQIIRLIRPVQYFGYRAYFSREPYVTAAAAIESSTVGSLPMPLVEEYIRKNNGLAWFFIKELSNDLGISDARTVNLTQKHIRGRLAESLLVLKENYGVEEDGLTLNIYMAREDLANLSNMTTSNAIRTLSSFTNEKIITVDGRRIQIIDEDRLRKISKFG
- the trxB gene encoding thioredoxin-disulfide reductase, which codes for MEQNEHIRCLIIGSGPAGYTAAIYAARANLSPVLYEGMQPGGQLTTTSEVENFPGYPDGRSGLDMMEDLKKQAARFGTDIRRGIATAADFSTRPYRITIEGEKVVEADTVIISTGASAKYLGLPDEAKYAGLGVSACATCDGFFYRKKIVAVVGGGDTACEEAEYLSHLASKVYLIVRKTFLRASNIMQQRVIENPNIEILFETQAEGLFGENGVEGVHLVKGKDTDHEEHYDLAIDGFFLAIGHKPNTDIFKGSIDLDENGYIVTDPYTTATNVPGVFAAGDVADPRYRQAITAAASGCKAAIDAERYLVNNKL
- a CDS encoding LolA family protein, which gives rise to MKINRILLFVAALFVLASPKVAQAQSGTAALDKVVEKFRRSGDLSANFTLTLYNALNEPVDKQSGTIKLAGNKFYWKTPTMTVWYNGQLQWAYVASTQEVNLTEPTAAEVASINPYILINTYKQNFTVKALKSKNSQLRVAELTPKKKGTNIERVVITVNASSWTPQSFQLYYSDRTRSTIVLSKYTAGQNFPDATFVFDKKQYPNAEIIDLR